In the genome of Photobacterium sp. TLY01, one region contains:
- a CDS encoding HAD family hydrolase: MWGYRIDAVLFDLDGTLLDTAPDMARAANRVLADYDVQPLTAAQIQANTSYGANGLIKAGFGTIPAHLNPIHLRQKFLDYYHEEICLKTSMYDGIDVLLTYLKENKFPWGIMTNKPGYLTQRLLPYFPVLSEAEVVVCGDTLDKAKPHPDPLWHACQLLDIPPEHCLYIGDIEKDMIAARAARMPGAVAGWGYIGDEHRPDLWQAQAILPEPAALIPILEQHNRNESPFFDRSCCTQK; this comes from the coding sequence ATGTGGGGTTACCGGATTGACGCTGTACTTTTTGACCTGGATGGCACCTTGCTTGATACCGCTCCGGATATGGCAAGAGCGGCGAACCGAGTTCTGGCGGACTATGATGTTCAGCCACTGACGGCAGCGCAGATCCAGGCCAACACCAGCTACGGCGCCAATGGCCTGATCAAAGCAGGATTTGGCACCATACCCGCACATCTCAACCCCATACACCTCAGGCAAAAATTTCTTGATTATTACCACGAAGAAATTTGTTTAAAAACATCAATGTATGATGGAATTGATGTACTTTTAACGTATTTAAAAGAAAATAAATTTCCATGGGGAATAATGACAAATAAGCCTGGCTATCTTACTCAGCGCCTGCTGCCCTACTTCCCTGTCTTGTCTGAGGCTGAGGTCGTTGTCTGTGGCGACACATTAGATAAAGCAAAGCCCCACCCGGACCCGCTGTGGCATGCCTGCCAGTTGCTGGACATCCCTCCTGAACACTGCCTGTATATCGGCGACATCGAAAAGGACATGATTGCCGCGCGGGCTGCGCGCATGCCAGGTGCAGTCGCAGGCTGGGGATACATAGGCGACGAGCATCGTCCCGACCTGTGGCAAGCCCAGGCCATCCTGCCTGAACCCGCCGCACTCATCCCTATTCTGGAGCAACATAATCGTAACGAAAGCCCCTTTTTTGACCGATCATGCTGCACGCAAAAATAG
- the gyrA gene encoding DNA topoisomerase (ATP-hydrolyzing) subunit A codes for MSDLAKEITPVNIEEELKGSYLDYAMSVIVGRALPDVRDGLKPVHRRVLFAMNVLGNDWNKPYKKSARVVGDVIGKYHPHGDSAVYDTIVRMAQPFSLRYMLVDGQGNFGSIDGDSAAAMRYTEVRMSKIAHELLADLDKETVDFVDNYDGTERIPAVLPTKIPNLLVNGASGIAVGMATNIPPHNLGEVIDGCLAFMDNDQITIDQLMEYIPGPDFPTAAMISGRKGIIDAYKTGRGKVYMRSKAEIESDKNGKETIVVTEIPYQVNKARLIEKIAELVKEKKVEGISALRDESDKDGMRIVIECRRDAVAEVVLNNLYAQTQLQTTFGINMVALDKNGQPKLFNLKEMLESFVNHRREVVTRRTIFELRKARERAHILEGLAIALVNIDEIIELIRQAATPQIAREGLLARSWQLGDVAAMLERAGVDAARPEWLAAELGVREGMYYLTEQQAQAILDLRLHKLTGLEHEKILDEYKGLLTQIEELMLILSSAERLMEVIRGELELAREQFSDVRRTEITAASHDIDLEDLITQEDVVVTLSHHGYVKYQLLADYEAQRRGGKGRAATRMKDEDFIERLLVANTHDTILCFSSRGRMYWLKVYQLPQASRTARGKPIVNILPLEENERITAILPVKEYEEDKFIFMATADGTVKKTPLTDFSRPRSAGIIAVNLREGDSLIGVNITDSNNDIMLFSAAGKVVRFSEEQVRGMGRTAAGVRGIKLANDDKVVSLIVPSHEGDVLTVTENGYGKRTSLEEYPAKSRATQGVVSIKVSERNGSVVGAVQVQEGDEFMMITNAGTLVRTRVAEVSRVGRNTQGVTLIRTAEDEQVVGLQRIEEPEDDELAQVDGEEVVAEVTTDADAAALPEEGDEAKDSSED; via the coding sequence ATGAGCGATCTTGCAAAAGAGATCACGCCGGTAAACATTGAAGAGGAGCTGAAAGGCTCGTATCTCGACTACGCGATGTCCGTCATCGTGGGTCGTGCTCTTCCTGATGTGCGTGATGGCCTGAAGCCGGTACATCGCCGCGTACTATTCGCGATGAACGTACTCGGTAATGACTGGAATAAACCATACAAAAAATCTGCCCGTGTTGTGGGCGACGTGATCGGTAAATATCACCCGCATGGTGATAGTGCGGTATACGACACTATTGTTCGTATGGCACAACCTTTCTCCCTTCGTTATATGCTGGTTGATGGCCAGGGTAACTTCGGTTCCATTGATGGCGACTCCGCCGCGGCAATGCGTTACACCGAAGTGCGGATGAGCAAAATTGCTCACGAACTGCTGGCCGACCTGGATAAAGAAACTGTCGACTTTGTTGACAACTATGATGGCACAGAGCGGATTCCTGCTGTGTTGCCAACCAAAATTCCTAACCTGCTGGTGAACGGTGCGTCCGGTATTGCCGTAGGTATGGCGACCAATATTCCACCGCATAATCTGGGTGAGGTGATTGACGGCTGTCTGGCATTTATGGACAACGATCAAATTACCATCGACCAGCTGATGGAATACATACCGGGTCCGGATTTCCCGACAGCGGCGATGATCAGTGGCCGTAAAGGTATTATTGACGCTTATAAAACGGGGCGCGGTAAAGTTTACATGCGCTCTAAGGCCGAGATTGAATCAGACAAAAATGGGAAAGAAACCATCGTTGTCACCGAGATTCCTTATCAGGTCAATAAAGCGCGTCTGATTGAAAAAATCGCTGAACTGGTCAAAGAGAAGAAAGTCGAGGGCATCAGTGCACTGCGTGACGAGTCTGATAAAGACGGCATGCGCATTGTGATTGAGTGTCGCCGTGACGCTGTGGCTGAGGTGGTCCTGAACAACCTGTATGCACAGACTCAGCTGCAAACCACGTTTGGTATCAACATGGTGGCGCTGGATAAAAACGGCCAGCCTAAGCTTTTCAATCTGAAAGAGATGCTGGAAAGCTTTGTCAACCACCGCCGTGAAGTCGTGACACGTCGTACCATCTTTGAACTGCGTAAAGCACGTGAACGTGCGCATATTCTGGAAGGTCTGGCGATTGCACTGGTCAATATCGATGAAATCATCGAACTGATCCGTCAGGCGGCGACGCCGCAAATTGCCCGTGAAGGCCTGCTGGCCCGTTCATGGCAGTTGGGTGACGTGGCGGCCATGCTGGAACGTGCCGGTGTGGATGCGGCTCGCCCTGAGTGGCTGGCTGCTGAGCTGGGTGTTCGCGAGGGTATGTACTACCTGACAGAACAACAGGCACAGGCCATTCTGGACTTGCGTCTGCACAAACTGACCGGTCTGGAACACGAGAAGATTCTCGACGAGTACAAAGGTCTGTTAACTCAGATCGAAGAGCTGATGCTGATCCTGAGCAGTGCTGAGCGCCTGATGGAAGTGATTCGTGGTGAACTTGAGCTTGCCCGGGAGCAGTTCAGTGATGTTCGCCGCACCGAAATTACAGCGGCCAGCCATGATATCGACCTGGAAGATCTGATCACGCAGGAAGACGTGGTGGTGACTTTGTCTCACCATGGCTATGTGAAATATCAGCTGCTGGCTGATTACGAAGCACAGCGACGCGGTGGTAAAGGGCGTGCAGCAACGCGTATGAAGGATGAAGACTTCATTGAACGCCTGCTGGTTGCCAATACCCACGATACGATTCTGTGCTTCTCAAGCCGCGGTCGTATGTACTGGCTGAAGGTTTACCAGTTACCGCAGGCTAGCCGGACTGCACGTGGCAAGCCAATTGTGAATATCCTGCCGCTGGAAGAGAATGAGCGTATTACCGCAATTCTGCCGGTGAAAGAATATGAAGAAGATAAGTTCATCTTCATGGCAACGGCAGACGGTACGGTGAAGAAAACACCGCTGACCGATTTCAGCCGTCCTCGCAGTGCCGGTATTATTGCGGTGAACCTGCGTGAGGGTGATTCACTGATTGGTGTGAATATCACGGACAGCAACAATGACATCATGCTGTTCTCTGCCGCCGGTAAAGTGGTACGCTTCTCTGAAGAGCAAGTGCGTGGCATGGGCCGGACTGCGGCAGGTGTCCGCGGTATCAAGCTGGCCAATGACGACAAAGTGGTCTCGCTCATCGTACCTAGCCATGAAGGTGATGTGCTGACTGTGACTGAAAACGGTTACGGTAAGCGTACCAGCCTGGAAGAGTATCCGGCGAAGAGTCGTGCGACTCAGGGTGTGGTGTCCATCAAGGTCTCCGAGCGTAACGGCTCTGTGGTTGGTGCGGTTCAGGTGCAGGAGGGTGATGAGTTCATGATGATCACCAATGCCGGTACTCTGGTACGTACCCGTGTCGCAGAAGTCAGCCGCGTTGGTCGAAATACTCAGGGGGTGACTCTGATTCGTACTGCAGAAGATGAACAAGTTGTTGGTCTTCAGCGTATTGAAGAACCTGAGGATGACGAGTTGGCGCAAGTTGACGGCGAAGAGGTTGTGGCGGAAGTGACAACGGATGCCGATGCGGCCGCCTTGCCTGAAGAAGGCGATGAAGCCAAAGACAGCAGCGAAGACTGA
- the ubiG gene encoding bifunctional 2-polyprenyl-6-hydroxyphenol methylase/3-demethylubiquinol 3-O-methyltransferase UbiG, which produces MTKQLNVDPAEISKFEEMASRWWDLEGEFKPLHQINPLRLNYVIDHAGGLFGKKILDVGCGGGILAESMAREGAEVTGLDMGKEPLTVARLHALETGTKLDYIQQTVEEHAEQHPEQYDVVTCMEMLEHVPDPASVIASCARLVKPGGHVFFSTLNRNMKSYLFAIVGAEQVMKLVPKGTHDHKKFIRPSELMAMVDLTPLEDRHITGLHYNPLTDTYKLGRNVDVNYILHTVKPE; this is translated from the coding sequence ATGACCAAGCAGTTAAATGTCGATCCGGCAGAAATCAGTAAATTTGAAGAAATGGCATCACGCTGGTGGGATCTGGAAGGCGAATTCAAGCCGCTGCATCAGATCAACCCACTGCGCTTGAACTATGTGATTGACCATGCCGGCGGACTGTTTGGCAAAAAAATCCTCGATGTGGGCTGCGGCGGCGGCATCCTGGCTGAAAGTATGGCCAGAGAAGGCGCGGAAGTGACTGGCCTGGACATGGGGAAAGAGCCATTAACGGTCGCTCGCCTGCATGCTTTGGAAACCGGAACCAAGCTGGACTACATCCAGCAGACGGTTGAAGAACATGCCGAACAGCACCCCGAACAGTACGACGTCGTCACTTGTATGGAAATGCTGGAACATGTGCCGGACCCGGCTTCTGTGATTGCATCCTGTGCCCGACTGGTGAAACCTGGCGGTCATGTGTTCTTTTCAACCCTGAACCGGAACATGAAATCCTATCTGTTTGCGATTGTCGGTGCCGAGCAGGTGATGAAACTGGTCCCAAAAGGTACACATGATCACAAAAAGTTCATTCGTCCGTCAGAATTGATGGCAATGGTTGATCTGACTCCCCTTGAAGACCGTCACATAACCGGTTTGCACTACAACCCACTCACTGACACTTATAAACTGGGTCGTAACGTGGACGTCAATTATATTCTGCATACCGTAAAACCCGAATAA